Proteins encoded within one genomic window of candidate division WOR-3 bacterium:
- the fdhF gene encoding formate dehydrogenase subunit alpha, whose product MSRLVKITIDGREIMAPEGEPVLKVAKENGIPIPSLCFLEGLTPSGLCRLCIVKVEGRPGMVPSCLLTVQEGMKITAFDEELENTRKILLDNILSEHNDDCINCDKDGNCELQDLAYRYGLGRDKRMFAPLWQQIERKIDDSSPVLMYDSSKCIKCMRCIKACAELQVKNVLSFAERGIDTYVVAGLGKWSESECDGCGQCVQACPTGALVEKWENYGVKVRAKDVDKKVVTTCPYCGVGCQLELWIKDNRIVKVLGANEIPNEGKTCVKGRFGLDFVHKPDRLTKPLIKKNGKFEEVEWDEALDYVAKKLTEIKEKYGPDAIAGLASAKCTNEENYVFQKFMRAVIGTNNVDHCARLCHASTVAGLARAFGSGAMTNTIKELEFADVILVTGSNTTETHPVIATYIKRAVVFHGAKLIVVDPRRIDLVKYATLHLQQRNGTDVAWINGMLHVIWKEKLYNEEFIKNRTEDFESIIPIIEKYTPEKVEEITGIPKEKLIEAARLYATAKKASIVYSMGITQHTTGVDNVLSLANLAMMTGQIGRESTGVNPLRGQNNVQGACDMGALPDVYSGYQKVVDEQARKKFEEAWGVKLPDKPGLTVVEMMNAAVEGKIKAFYMMGENPMMSDPNIPHVKEALEKAEFIVCQDIFMTETTQYADVVLPVASFAEKEGTFTNTERRVLKVNKAIEPLPGIRADWEIVQEVARRMGYEMNYNSWEDILREINRLTPIYGGITPERVNKGEKLQWPCPTPEHPGTPYLHKEKFSRGLGKFHPVDFIPPAELPDENYPFILSTGRMLYHYHTATMTRRSNSLVKYINEPYMEMNPDDMERLGIKDGEKVKVSSRRGSIEIKAIASERVFPGLVFIPFHFREAAANILTNDALDPIAKIPEYKVCACKIEKLN is encoded by the coding sequence AAATACACGGAAAATTTTACTAGATAACATTCTTTCAGAGCATAATGATGACTGTATAAATTGTGATAAGGACGGCAACTGTGAATTGCAGGATTTAGCCTACAGGTATGGACTCGGAAGGGATAAAAGGATGTTTGCTCCTTTGTGGCAGCAAATTGAGAGAAAGATCGACGACTCGTCACCAGTTTTGATGTATGACTCTTCGAAATGTATAAAGTGTATGCGCTGCATCAAGGCATGTGCCGAGCTTCAGGTGAAGAATGTGTTAAGCTTTGCCGAGAGGGGTATTGATACCTATGTTGTTGCAGGACTTGGAAAGTGGTCCGAATCCGAGTGTGATGGTTGTGGTCAGTGTGTGCAAGCCTGTCCAACGGGAGCGTTAGTGGAAAAATGGGAAAATTACGGTGTAAAGGTCAGGGCAAAGGATGTAGATAAAAAGGTTGTTACTACCTGTCCTTACTGCGGAGTGGGATGCCAGTTAGAATTGTGGATAAAGGATAACAGGATTGTAAAGGTTTTAGGAGCTAATGAAATCCCCAACGAAGGGAAGACCTGCGTGAAAGGGCGTTTCGGACTCGACTTTGTTCACAAACCCGATAGGTTGACGAAGCCATTAATTAAGAAAAATGGCAAATTTGAAGAGGTTGAGTGGGATGAAGCCCTTGATTACGTTGCAAAGAAACTAACTGAGATTAAGGAAAAGTATGGGCCCGACGCTATTGCTGGACTGGCCTCTGCTAAATGCACCAATGAGGAGAATTATGTCTTTCAGAAATTCATGAGGGCTGTAATCGGAACCAACAATGTTGACCACTGTGCAAGACTTTGCCACGCTTCTACTGTGGCTGGCCTTGCCAGAGCCTTCGGATCGGGGGCAATGACTAATACTATTAAAGAACTGGAATTTGCAGATGTGATTCTCGTGACTGGATCCAATACTACCGAAACACATCCTGTTATAGCCACTTATATAAAGAGGGCCGTTGTTTTCCATGGTGCAAAATTGATCGTTGTAGACCCGAGGAGAATCGACCTTGTAAAGTATGCAACCCTCCATCTCCAGCAGAGAAACGGTACCGATGTGGCATGGATAAATGGAATGCTCCATGTGATATGGAAAGAAAAACTTTACAATGAAGAATTTATCAAAAATAGGACCGAAGACTTCGAATCGATTATTCCGATAATTGAAAAGTACACACCGGAAAAAGTAGAAGAAATAACCGGCATTCCAAAGGAAAAACTTATTGAAGCGGCAAGGTTATATGCTACTGCAAAGAAGGCATCGATCGTTTACTCCATGGGAATTACCCAGCATACTACCGGTGTTGATAATGTTCTCTCTCTGGCAAATCTGGCGATGATGACCGGTCAAATTGGTAGGGAATCTACCGGTGTGAATCCATTGAGGGGCCAAAATAATGTTCAAGGTGCTTGCGATATGGGTGCTCTCCCTGATGTCTATTCTGGATATCAAAAGGTTGTAGACGAACAGGCAAGAAAGAAATTTGAGGAGGCATGGGGAGTGAAATTGCCCGATAAACCCGGTCTTACCGTTGTGGAGATGATGAATGCGGCTGTGGAAGGGAAAATTAAGGCCTTCTATATGATGGGTGAGAACCCCATGATGTCTGATCCCAACATTCCCCATGTAAAAGAGGCACTGGAAAAGGCTGAATTCATTGTATGCCAGGACATCTTCATGACAGAAACAACCCAGTACGCTGATGTTGTCCTCCCTGTTGCCTCTTTTGCCGAAAAAGAAGGGACCTTTACCAATACTGAAAGGCGAGTTTTGAAAGTTAACAAAGCGATTGAACCGCTTCCAGGGATCAGAGCAGACTGGGAAATAGTTCAGGAGGTAGCGAGGAGAATGGGATATGAAATGAATTACAACTCCTGGGAAGATATTTTAAGAGAAATCAACAGACTTACCCCAATTTACGGTGGAATAACACCGGAGAGAGTAAATAAGGGTGAAAAATTACAGTGGCCTTGTCCAACGCCTGAACATCCTGGAACACCATATCTTCACAAAGAGAAATTCTCTCGTGGTCTTGGTAAATTCCACCCTGTAGACTTTATTCCTCCAGCAGAACTCCCCGATGAAAATTACCCATTCATTCTATCTACTGGCAGAATGCTTTACCACTATCACACTGCCACAATGACAAGAAGAAGTAACTCGCTGGTTAAATATATCAATGAACCCTATATGGAAATGAATCCTGATGACATGGAAAGACTCGGCATAAAGGATGGAGAAAAGGTTAAGGTCTCTTCTCGCCGTGGTTCTATAGAGATTAAAGCCATAGCCAGCGAAAGGGTATTCCCAGGCCTTGTTTTCATACCATTCCACTTTAGGGAGGCTGCAGCTAACATTTTAACAAATGATGCTTTAGACCCAATTGCAAAAATTCCAGAATATAAAGTTTGTGCATGTAAGATTGAAAAGTTAAATTAA
- a CDS encoding formate/nitrite transporter family protein, which yields MEFECRAPANVADQLTNDVCIKKVTASFTKLLVLGILAGVYIGFGAELSTMVGHDLAKYLGVGFARFLQGAVFSVGLMLVVIAGAELFTGNNLIMLSVLDGKTSVGRLLYNWVVVYIANFIGSLLLVVLMYWTELWKMNGNLVGAYALSIANSKVSLGFLPAFARGILCNWLVCLAVWMALASRDVIGKIFAIFFPIMAFVASGFEHSIANMYFIPMGIFLKNVPDVVNAAVNAGLVKVVEETGMPNLTNLTWYGFFVKNLIPVTLGNIIGGAGFVATLYWLVYVRKPKEQK from the coding sequence ATGGAGTTTGAATGCAGAGCCCCAGCCAATGTGGCAGATCAACTTACCAATGATGTGTGTATTAAAAAGGTGACTGCAAGCTTTACCAAGCTCTTGGTGCTTGGTATTCTTGCAGGTGTCTATATCGGCTTTGGAGCCGAGCTTTCTACCATGGTCGGTCACGACCTGGCTAAATATCTGGGCGTCGGATTTGCAAGATTTCTCCAGGGAGCGGTATTCTCCGTAGGACTAATGCTGGTGGTTATTGCAGGTGCTGAACTCTTCACAGGAAATAATCTCATCATGCTCTCCGTCCTTGACGGCAAAACCTCCGTTGGTAGACTGCTTTACAACTGGGTAGTTGTCTATATCGCGAACTTTATAGGTTCTCTTCTCCTTGTAGTTCTTATGTACTGGACAGAATTGTGGAAGATGAATGGAAATCTGGTTGGTGCTTATGCTCTTTCCATAGCGAATTCAAAGGTCAGTCTTGGATTCCTTCCCGCCTTTGCTCGTGGTATTTTGTGTAACTGGCTTGTGTGTCTTGCAGTTTGGATGGCCCTCGCATCCCGGGATGTGATCGGTAAAATCTTTGCCATATTCTTCCCCATCATGGCCTTCGTCGCTTCAGGCTTTGAACACTCCATAGCCAATATGTACTTCATCCCTATGGGTATTTTCTTAAAGAATGTTCCCGATGTGGTGAATGCTGCTGTTAATGCTGGCCTCGTTAAGGTTGTTGAAGAGACGGGGATGCCGAACCTCACCAATCTTACCTGGTACGGCTTCTTCGTGAAGAACCTTATTCCTGTTACCCTTGGGAACATTATCGGTGGTGCCGGCTTTGTTGCTACTCTCTACTGGCTTGTTTATGTCAGAAAACCAAAGGAACAAAAGTAA
- a CDS encoding molybdenum cofactor guanylyltransferase, whose amino-acid sequence MSENQRNKSKSLIILAGGKSRRMGVPKPILLVNHKRLIDYSIERIKDLFDDVLVVVKENSQCIEPYICVYDNFSEYAPIFGLYSGLKASKSFINLFLACDMPFVKRELVHFLLEKAEKSDADALVPVVNGYYEPLLAIYKKSCIEAIEEQIKVGNLKTTGFYPYIKLEAVPEEEIKTFDPELQSFVNINTKEDLRAYFRD is encoded by the coding sequence ATGTCAGAAAACCAAAGGAACAAAAGTAAGAGCCTTATAATTCTGGCTGGTGGTAAGTCCAGGAGGATGGGTGTTCCAAAGCCCATCCTCCTGGTAAACCATAAGAGGTTGATTGATTATTCAATTGAGAGGATTAAGGACCTCTTCGACGATGTCCTTGTGGTTGTAAAAGAAAATAGTCAATGTATCGAGCCGTATATCTGTGTTTATGATAATTTTTCTGAGTATGCTCCCATTTTTGGCCTTTATTCTGGTTTAAAGGCCTCAAAGAGTTTTATTAATCTTTTCCTGGCGTGTGATATGCCCTTTGTGAAAAGGGAACTGGTGCATTTTTTATTAGAAAAGGCTGAAAAGAGTGATGCAGATGCACTGGTCCCTGTAGTCAATGGGTATTATGAACCTCTTTTGGCAATTTACAAGAAATCCTGTATCGAGGCGATAGAGGAGCAAATAAAGGTTGGAAACTTAAAAACTACAGGGTTTTACCCATATATTAAATTAGAAGCTGTTCCCGAAGAAGAGATAAAAACCTTTGACCCTGAGTTACAGAGTTTTGTCAATATAAATACAAAGGAAGATTTGAGAGCCTATTTCCGTGATTGA
- the fdhD gene encoding formate dehydrogenase accessory sulfurtransferase FdhD — MIEIRKILRISGDRVESLEDYIAQEEFVEVVHEGKVLTRHALSPSELVEWAVGYLYTNLMIKDLAKVKIREENGKVLVDGEIYFDIGTFWTGTSGCGSSVQNLCMADLPNLKDVQVHFPISRIFEIFEEFNQKSINFKLAGSLHSSAVCDESGILYFSEDIARHNSVDKVIGKALIEGRELSKTFLLTSGRISSEIVRKSLVAKIPIIVSHSAPTTFAIDLAQAAGITLVGFLRGKKCNIYTESGRILVP, encoded by the coding sequence GTGATTGAGATAAGAAAAATCCTTCGCATTTCCGGTGATAGGGTAGAATCCTTAGAAGATTACATTGCACAGGAAGAGTTTGTAGAAGTTGTTCACGAGGGTAAAGTCCTTACAAGGCATGCCCTTTCTCCTTCCGAACTTGTCGAGTGGGCGGTGGGTTATTTATATACCAACCTAATGATAAAGGACCTTGCAAAGGTAAAAATCCGAGAAGAGAACGGAAAAGTTTTGGTTGACGGGGAAATCTATTTTGATATTGGAACTTTCTGGACTGGCACTTCAGGGTGTGGATCTTCCGTTCAAAACCTTTGCATGGCTGACTTGCCAAATCTTAAAGATGTGCAGGTCCATTTTCCAATTTCCAGAATCTTTGAAATTTTTGAAGAGTTTAATCAGAAGTCAATCAACTTTAAATTAGCAGGTTCTTTGCATTCATCGGCGGTCTGTGATGAGTCCGGGATTCTCTATTTTTCAGAGGATATTGCACGTCACAACTCGGTAGATAAGGTCATAGGGAAGGCATTAATTGAGGGCAGAGAGCTTTCAAAAACCTTTCTCTTGACCAGTGGAAGAATATCAAGTGAGATCGTAAGAAAGTCATTAGTGGCCAAAATTCCAATCATTGTTTCTCACTCTGCTCCGACTACTTTTGCAATAGATTTAGCCCAGGCAGCGGGTATTACCCTCGTTGGATTCCTTAGAGGGAAAAAATGCAATATTTATACAGAATCCGGCCGAATTTTAGTCCCCTAA
- a CDS encoding T9SS type A sorting domain-containing protein produces the protein MRSLLVFLSLIGQIRDSTVQVQYYGYSYRTNNWYGGSTTNFYVYIRDDDPLSYPIMVGYDEDWLDEWARGYVQFDLSFIPDGATIQSAGLRLYVAYDGQWSDEWNGSWSYLWLLSMENNLADWYPYSGGESSTLFNDAYDGYLFVDNPFYVQMDPQYNLYYPSDSTFLPLNQTFVDYLNSRLSQGIKWVGLGIVKYDEEGSDAGVNFFGEKTYLYVSYRMPNQPVLYDPQIYPDTGEFGSQFTFLIRYYDNYSYPPYEANLVLLRPDGIEDTLGLSLLQGQAYDGIYGLRYPLYIEGQYNVYFYFVNSQGVYCRYPSSGYTSGPYVMRDTIYLYNPTISADTGTTSVPFTFHVDYYSRFTHCDSVKLFYFLYEPFDTVKQDTVGVLMDLVTGNTLQGSYEKVLPLGVGHYKHYYVAYTYKGEFRYPDVDALDGPIVLQSGVGESIAQLGNYEVFDVTGRFVGRINSPSELKGLRLPSGIYFLRQKGANSKVKKVIYWR, from the coding sequence ATGCGTAGCTTGTTAGTATTTCTAAGTTTGATAGGTCAGATAAGGGACTCTACAGTCCAGGTTCAGTATTATGGCTACTCCTACAGGACCAACAACTGGTACGGTGGCAGCACGACTAATTTTTACGTATACATAAGAGATGATGACCCATTAAGCTATCCCATAATGGTCGGATACGATGAAGACTGGCTTGACGAGTGGGCGAGAGGTTATGTTCAATTTGACCTTTCTTTCATCCCCGATGGCGCAACTATCCAGAGTGCTGGATTAAGACTTTATGTGGCATATGACGGTCAGTGGTCTGACGAGTGGAATGGTAGCTGGAGTTACCTATGGCTACTTAGTATGGAAAACAACCTCGCTGATTGGTATCCATACAGCGGCGGCGAAAGCTCAACCCTCTTCAATGATGCTTATGACGGCTATTTGTTCGTTGATAACCCATTTTATGTGCAGATGGATCCCCAATATAACCTCTATTATCCCTCCGATAGCACCTTTTTGCCCCTCAATCAAACCTTCGTTGATTATCTGAACAGTCGCTTAAGTCAAGGGATTAAATGGGTTGGTCTCGGCATTGTAAAGTATGACGAAGAGGGCTCTGATGCAGGTGTGAACTTTTTTGGTGAAAAGACCTATCTCTATGTATCCTATAGAATGCCTAATCAACCTGTTCTATACGATCCTCAGATATACCCAGATACGGGTGAGTTTGGTTCCCAATTTACCTTTTTAATTCGTTACTACGATAATTACAGTTATCCGCCTTATGAAGCCAATTTGGTTTTATTGAGACCCGATGGTATTGAAGATACCCTCGGTCTTTCCCTTCTCCAGGGACAGGCATACGATGGAATCTACGGTCTCAGGTATCCGCTTTATATTGAAGGGCAGTATAATGTTTACTTCTACTTCGTTAATTCCCAAGGAGTTTATTGTAGATACCCTTCCAGTGGCTATACCTCTGGTCCTTATGTAATGAGAGATACAATTTATTTATATAACCCCACAATTAGTGCAGACACGGGAACAACCTCTGTACCCTTCACTTTCCATGTAGATTATTACTCTCGCTTTACCCATTGTGATAGCGTAAAACTGTTTTATTTCCTCTACGAGCCTTTCGATACGGTAAAGCAGGATACTGTGGGTGTTCTAATGGACCTTGTTACTGGAAATACTTTACAGGGTTCCTATGAGAAGGTCCTTCCCTTAGGTGTGGGACATTACAAACATTATTACGTAGCTTACACCTACAAAGGAGAATTTAGGTATCCTGATGTTGATGCATTAGATGGGCCAATAGTCCTTCAAAGCGGAGTTGGGGAAAGTATTGCCCAACTTGGTAATTATGAAGTTTTTGATGTAACTGGTAGGTTTGTGGGGAGGATCAACTCCCCGTCAGAGCTTAAGGGTTTGAGGCTCCCTTCAGGGATTTACTTCTTGAGGCAAAAGGGTGCTAATAGTAAAGTCAAGAAAGTAATTTACTGGAGGTAA